One Nocardia huaxiensis genomic window, CCACCATGGATTTCTTTCAACCGGATTGACCTCTCGGTGGAAAGCCCGAGGTAAGCCCAGGGAAAGGTGATGTGGCCATCCTGATCTCATGAGCGCATCGATGTGGGTTTCCGTCGTCGGAATCAGCCTGACCATTCTGATTTCCGTGACCGGGCTGGTGCTCCAGCGTCGCGTCCGTCAGCGTTACGACGCAAAGATCATGGCCGACCTGGTGATCGAGATCCAGCGGAAGCTCAGCGCGGCCGCCGAATCGGCGCGCCAGCTGGCCTCCGGCCGAGTCGACCGCGCCGCGCTCGCCGCCGCCGGCTCTCACGGCTATGAACTCACCGGCCTGGTCGGTCGCGCACGAGATCTGTTGCGCGCCGGTCACACCTGCACCTGGTGGCAGAACCTGGTCCTGGCACGAGCCCTGACCGAATTGTGGAGTCCCGAAGCCGCCCGCACCTTCTGGGCCGGTGTCATAGACCCCGAACAACCGACCGGCATGCGCGTGCACTGTCACCTGGAACGGGCCCGCTTCCATTTCAACTGCGGCGGCGACCATCTCGACGCCGGGCGTGCCGACTACGCCGCCGCACTGCGCCTGGTCTCGACCACTACCACCGACGAAGCCTTCGACCAGGCCATCCAGCTCGATCTCGACCGCGCCACAGCCGAACTCGTCGCAGGCAGCCACACCCATGCCGTCCAAGCGGCCGCCGACGCCTGTATCGCTCTGCGCCAACTGAATTCGGCCTGGCGTCGCGCCCGCGCCGCCTCCGCCCTCCTGCACTTCCTCACCGACCTCCCCCCATTCGTCGATCCGCGTCCCTTCCGCAGCGACATCAGCGCCACTCTCACCGCCCGCGGCATCGACCCCCACACCCTCACCCCCGAACTGGCCTGGATCCTGAGCCCACCCTTCCAACCCCCCAACCGCCCCCTCCGATAATGCATGGTGACCAGGCGATTTGGTTCCCGACTCCGCCCTGTGCAAAGCTATAACCACTCCGACGCGGGGTGGAGCAGCTCGGTAGCTCGCTGGGCTCATAACCCAGAGGTCGCAGGTTCAAATCCTGTCCCCGCTACTGCGAAAGGCGGTCCTGGCCAATAGGTTTCGGGGCCGCCTTTCAATATTTGTCGAGGTTGATGGCATCACAGTTGGCATCACGCCGAAACGCTCATATCGGTCACCGCTCGAAACACTCCGAAACACCTGCTACCAGGTGTTTTCCATAGGATGGAGCGGGATGGATGGGACTGTGATCGTTGGGTTGCCAGCCCTGTGATCGCACGGTCTTGTCAGCGTCGTGTGGGAATCCGTTAGCTCGAGGTCTGCTATCGGCGAGAGCGGCTGTGACAGTTCGAATCTGTGGGGTGGCACATGCGGCATCTACAACCAGCTGCACCCGCCGTGAACTGTGGATTTCTGCCGAGTTGCCGGTAGCCCGTCGGATTTGTCGACGGTCACCGTGGTGAGCTGTGCGGCCAAACTGCTGGGTGGTATCCCGGCGGGAGGCGCAGGCATTCGGCCCAGAACTGCTCGCGTTCCGCCATGGCCGACGGCACGCGGTGATCCCACCCGTTCGGTTCGGTGAATCGGCGGGCGGGATCGGACGTGAGCCCGCCTGCGTCAAGCGATTTGGACGGGTTCGCGCTCCGGCGTGGCGACGGCGGCATCATGGACGTAGTCGGCCAGTGGTGCGACCTTGGCGTTGCGCATCAGTTCGCGCCAGCCGGTCACCTTCAGGAACGCCATGCGGCCCTGCGAGTTGATGTAGTAGGTGCTGCGTCCTTTGTGGACCACATTGAAGTAGTACTCGATGTGGCGCATCCGGCGCAGCGTGGTGCGGTGGTTGCGGTCGTGGACCTCGGGATCGACCTCGATGCGAGTGTGCCCGACGGCTTTCGCGGCGTTGATGGTCGCCGCGATGCTTTCGGTCATCGCTTCGGCGGTCACATGTGGCACCACGCCAAAGGAATACGGCCCCGCCAACATCCAGCGGTTCGGCACATTGGGCACGCACATGCCCTGATATGCCTGCACGCCGTTCTCGGCGAAGAACTCGCCCATGTCGAACCCGTTGCGCCCGACGACAGTACCCGGGGCGTAGTACTCCGGGTCGGCGAAACTGTCGTGTCCGGTCGCCAGCACGATCATGTCCAACTCGTGCTCCACCCCGTCGGAGGTCTGGATGCCCTTGGCGGTGATCCGCTCGATGGGCGTGGTGACCAGGTCGACGTTGTCGCGGTTGAAGGCTCGGTGGTAGCGGTTGGAGACCGTTGGGCGCTTGGTGATGACGCCGTGGGGTGGTTGCAGGGCCTGTCGGGTGGCCGGGTCGTCGACCGTCAGATTCAGCCACGCCCGGTGCGCGAACCGCGCGGCGGCGTCCATCCGCGGGAACAGTACTCGGACAAGAGAGTCGGGCGCGTGGAGCAGGGGGATGATCACGAAGTCCAGGGCTACCACGGTGACGGCGTAGTAGTACGCCTTGGCGGCCGTCTTCGACGCCATCACCTGGGATATCGCGGCCGGAATGGGGAAGTCGGGCTTGGGGAAGGCGAAGATCGGGGTGCGCTGGTACACCTCGAGGCTGGCGACGTCGGGTGCGATGGCGGGGATGAGCTGCACGCCGGTGGCGCCGGTGCCGATTACCGCCACCCGTTTACCCGTGTAGTCAAAGGAGGTGTCCCAGTGGGCGGACTCCTGGATCTTGCCGGCGAAGTCCTCGATCCCGGGAATGTGCGGGTCCCTCATCTGCGGGAACTGGCCGACCGCCGTGATGACGTACCGTGCGGTTATGACGTCGCCGGACTCGGTGTGCAGTCGCCAGAAGTGGTTCTCGTCGTCCCACACGTGGCGCACCACATTGGTGTTGAACCGCAGGTTGGGACGCATGCCGTACTCGTCGATCACCCGCAGGACGTTGTCCTTGACCTCCTGCCCAGGGGCGAACACCCGTGACCACGCCTTGTTGCGGGAAAACGCGAAGTCGAACACCACCGCGGGGGTGTCGACGCCGACGCCGGGGTAGCAGTTGTTGTGCCAGGTTCCGCCTGCGTCGGTGGAACGGTCGATGATCACGAAGTCGCGCAACCCGGCTTGGCTCAACTTCGCGCCGGCCGTGACGCCGCACGGTCCGGCGCCGATGATCGCGATTTCGTGATCCGGGCTGGGTTTGCTCATGAGGGTTCCTCTGCCTGTCTATTCATCCGCACCAAAGATCTCGATACAACTGTCTCGGACAGTCTGCCTCGTAGTCAAGCAGATTCGGGAACCAACTGGAGCTTTCCGCACTTACTGTCCTAGACGGCGGATGCCTCTATGGTTCTCGCGGCCATCCGGTCAAACTGTCTGAGTCACCTATTGCTCGCGGGGGTCGCCGGTCGTACCGTCTTATTAGGTGAACCGTCGACCGGGAAATACCCGGGATGCGCTCACCACCTGTCGAGGAGACGACATGGTCACAGTCAACGGAGTCGACGACCGCCCGGCTCCCACCCCGGATGTGTTGCCCAGGAGTCGATTTCAGGGCAATCATGAATATCCGCTGCCGCCCACGCCGGTGCTCGGCGGCATACCCCTGGGCACCCAGGTGCGGATGGCCATCACCGCGATCAGACTCGGCCTGTCCGGTACCGCCTGGGTGGGGCTCACCGA contains:
- a CDS encoding flavin-containing monooxygenase; translated protein: MSKPSPDHEIAIIGAGPCGVTAGAKLSQAGLRDFVIIDRSTDAGGTWHNNCYPGVGVDTPAVVFDFAFSRNKAWSRVFAPGQEVKDNVLRVIDEYGMRPNLRFNTNVVRHVWDDENHFWRLHTESGDVITARYVITAVGQFPQMRDPHIPGIEDFAGKIQESAHWDTSFDYTGKRVAVIGTGATGVQLIPAIAPDVASLEVYQRTPIFAFPKPDFPIPAAISQVMASKTAAKAYYYAVTVVALDFVIIPLLHAPDSLVRVLFPRMDAAARFAHRAWLNLTVDDPATRQALQPPHGVITKRPTVSNRYHRAFNRDNVDLVTTPIERITAKGIQTSDGVEHELDMIVLATGHDSFADPEYYAPGTVVGRNGFDMGEFFAENGVQAYQGMCVPNVPNRWMLAGPYSFGVVPHVTAEAMTESIAATINAAKAVGHTRIEVDPEVHDRNHRTTLRRMRHIEYYFNVVHKGRSTYYINSQGRMAFLKVTGWRELMRNAKVAPLADYVHDAAVATPEREPVQIA